Proteins encoded within one genomic window of Actinoplanes octamycinicus:
- a CDS encoding MurR/RpiR family transcriptional regulator, producing the protein MTESVGVAGLVRERLGECSPSERRVGRALLAEYPSAGLETVASLAERAEVSAPTVLRFLSRLGFRGFPEFQRVLRAELAERQASPLAAYAAPEDGTAGPRSRAADVLPQAVAGTLGDLPEAELERAVRLLADRQLRITAAGGRFSTLLAQYLVFHLIQLRGNSRMLPAAPVERVDALVDVGRKDLFVLFDFRRYEQPTQQLARSVSERGARIILCTDRWLSPIAGLADVVLPSRVDSPSMYDSFVPALALLEVLVAGVVDKLGPAAQERLAAVEAVSQPYL; encoded by the coding sequence GAGCGTCTCGGTGAGTGCAGTCCGAGCGAGCGGCGGGTGGGACGGGCGTTGCTCGCGGAGTATCCGTCCGCGGGTCTGGAGACGGTCGCGAGCTTGGCCGAACGCGCCGAGGTGAGCGCGCCGACCGTGCTGCGTTTCCTGTCCCGGCTGGGTTTCCGCGGCTTCCCGGAGTTCCAGCGGGTGCTGCGTGCCGAGCTTGCCGAGCGGCAGGCGTCGCCGCTGGCCGCGTACGCGGCGCCCGAGGACGGAACGGCCGGTCCGCGCTCGCGGGCGGCGGACGTTCTGCCGCAGGCGGTCGCCGGCACGCTCGGTGACCTCCCGGAGGCCGAGTTGGAGCGCGCGGTGCGGTTGCTGGCCGACCGGCAGTTGCGGATCACGGCGGCGGGCGGACGGTTCTCCACGTTGCTCGCTCAGTATCTGGTCTTCCACCTCATCCAGTTGCGCGGCAACAGCCGGATGCTGCCGGCCGCTCCCGTCGAGCGGGTCGACGCCCTGGTCGACGTCGGCCGCAAGGACCTGTTCGTGCTGTTCGACTTCCGCCGCTACGAGCAGCCCACTCAGCAGCTCGCCCGGTCGGTGTCCGAGCGTGGTGCCCGGATCATCCTGTGCACCGATCGGTGGCTGTCGCCGATCGCCGGCCTCGCCGACGTGGTGCTGCCCAGCCGGGTCGACTCGCCGTCCATGTACGACAGCTTCGTGCCGGCCCTGGCGCTGCTGGAGGTGCTGGTAGCCGGAGTGGTGGACAAGCTCGGCCCGGCGGCGCAGGAGCGGCTGGCGGCTGTCGAGGCGGTCAGTCAGCCGTACCTCTGA
- a CDS encoding transporter substrate-binding domain-containing protein: protein MRLTFVAPLILAATGLFAAGCSTSSGEAAADPAKTVSVTIDGVGPVGTDPKLVAAVPADIRGKGSLTVATNAPYQPFIAFAQEGKTDAFKGLDYDLFTAASARLGLTVTFTQQPFDGLVPGLQAAKYDAIAGGVTDKRERQQVATFVDYTASGTGFLVRSGNPLGVRTAAELCGHRVAVQKSSNQAAHLATYSKDSCGAAPIQVQEYPENPQAVQALLAGNVDVVAATKVNLVDIAGGLTGKAELVEDPAAPNGWLASPNGFGFLKSRKDLAEAYRAGLQSLVDDGTYTKILDRYKQRAIGLKTITVDQAID from the coding sequence ATGCGCCTCACCTTCGTCGCACCCCTGATCCTGGCGGCGACCGGCCTGTTCGCCGCCGGCTGCTCAACCAGCTCCGGCGAAGCCGCCGCCGATCCGGCCAAGACCGTCAGCGTCACCATCGACGGGGTGGGGCCGGTCGGCACCGACCCGAAGCTGGTGGCGGCCGTTCCTGCCGACATCCGGGGCAAGGGCAGCCTGACGGTGGCTACCAACGCTCCCTACCAGCCGTTCATCGCCTTCGCCCAGGAAGGCAAGACCGACGCCTTCAAAGGTCTGGACTACGACCTGTTCACCGCCGCCTCGGCGCGGCTCGGACTGACCGTCACGTTCACCCAGCAGCCGTTCGACGGCCTGGTGCCCGGCCTGCAGGCGGCCAAGTACGACGCGATCGCCGGTGGCGTCACCGACAAGAGGGAACGTCAGCAGGTCGCCACCTTCGTCGACTACACCGCGTCGGGAACCGGCTTCCTGGTCCGTTCCGGAAATCCGCTGGGCGTGCGGACGGCCGCTGAACTCTGCGGTCACCGGGTGGCCGTGCAGAAGTCCAGCAACCAGGCGGCGCATCTGGCCACCTACAGCAAGGACAGTTGCGGCGCCGCCCCGATCCAGGTGCAGGAGTACCCGGAGAACCCGCAGGCCGTGCAGGCCCTGCTCGCCGGCAACGTCGACGTGGTCGCGGCCACCAAGGTGAACCTCGTCGACATCGCCGGCGGCCTGACCGGCAAGGCCGAACTCGTCGAGGACCCGGCCGCTCCCAACGGCTGGCTGGCCAGCCCGAACGGATTCGGGTTCCTCAAGTCGCGCAAGGACCTCGCCGAGGCGTACCGGGCCGGGCTGCAGTCGCTGGTGGACGACGGGACGTACACGAAGATTCTCGACCGGTACAAGCAGCGGGCGATCGGACTCAAGACGATCACCGTCGACCAGGCCATCGACTGA
- a CDS encoding amino acid ABC transporter permease, producing the protein MEATGVRAVPVRHYGRWVTAAVVTAVAVMFLNALIRSPNLQPGVIRSYLFKDYVLHGVGVTLLLTGVAMGLGTAGAVVLAVLRLSANPVLKAGAWAFIWFFRGTPLLVQIIFWGFLGALFPRVSISLPGLGTLFDQPTSVVISGTTAAVLALSLNEMAYAAEIVRSGLLAVDRGQTEAAYALGMSPALTLRRIVLPQAMRVIVPPMGNETITMLKSTALVSVIAGHDLMTVVQGVYGNNYQVIPLLTVAALWYLALVSVLSAGQYLIERRFGRGTQLVRGGIR; encoded by the coding sequence ATGGAAGCAACAGGTGTGCGTGCCGTCCCGGTGCGCCACTACGGCCGCTGGGTCACCGCCGCGGTGGTCACCGCCGTCGCCGTCATGTTCCTCAACGCTCTGATCCGCAGCCCCAACCTGCAGCCCGGCGTGATCCGCTCGTACCTGTTCAAGGACTACGTGCTGCACGGCGTGGGCGTCACCCTGCTGCTGACCGGGGTGGCGATGGGGCTCGGCACCGCCGGCGCGGTGGTGCTGGCCGTGCTGCGCCTGTCGGCCAACCCCGTCCTCAAGGCCGGCGCCTGGGCGTTCATCTGGTTCTTCCGAGGCACGCCGCTGCTCGTCCAGATCATTTTCTGGGGTTTTCTGGGTGCCCTCTTCCCCCGGGTGAGCATCTCGCTGCCGGGCCTGGGCACGCTGTTCGACCAGCCGACCAGTGTGGTCATCTCCGGTACCACGGCCGCGGTGCTCGCCCTGTCGCTCAACGAGATGGCGTACGCCGCCGAGATCGTGCGTAGTGGACTGCTGGCCGTCGACCGCGGGCAGACCGAGGCGGCGTACGCGCTGGGGATGAGTCCGGCTCTGACCCTGCGCCGCATCGTGCTGCCGCAGGCGATGCGGGTCATCGTGCCTCCGATGGGCAACGAGACGATCACCATGCTCAAGTCGACGGCACTGGTGTCGGTGATCGCCGGCCACGACCTGATGACCGTCGTGCAGGGCGTCTATGGCAACAACTACCAGGTGATCCCGCTGCTGACCGTGGCCGCGCTCTGGTACCTGGCGCTGGTCAGCGTCCTGTCGGCCGGCCAGTACCTGATCGAGCGGCGCTTCGGCCGCGGCACCCAGCTGGTGCGGGGAGGGATCCGATGA
- a CDS encoding amino acid ABC transporter ATP-binding protein produces MRTAAVRAEAVRKSFGGHEVLRGVDLTVEPGEVTCLLGPSGSGKSTFLRCINHLETIDGGTLTVDGALVGYEHRGGRLHELRPRQTAERRREIGMVFQRFNLFPHLTALQNITEAPTRVLREPAATVRPRAMALLERVGLADKANAYPAQLSGGQQQRVAIARALAMRPRLMLFDEPTSALDPELVGEVLAVMRDLAGDGMTMIVVTHEIGFAREVADTVAFLDSGIVVESGTPDQVLSDPRHERTRAFLSKVL; encoded by the coding sequence ATGAGAACCGCGGCGGTGCGCGCCGAAGCGGTGCGCAAGAGCTTCGGCGGCCACGAGGTGCTGCGCGGGGTGGACCTGACGGTCGAACCAGGCGAGGTGACCTGCCTGCTGGGACCGTCCGGCTCCGGCAAGTCGACCTTCCTGCGGTGCATCAACCACCTGGAGACCATCGACGGCGGCACGCTGACCGTGGACGGGGCGCTGGTCGGGTACGAGCACCGTGGTGGCCGACTGCATGAGCTGCGGCCGCGGCAGACAGCCGAGCGGCGGCGAGAGATCGGCATGGTGTTCCAGCGCTTCAACCTCTTCCCGCACCTGACCGCTCTGCAGAACATCACCGAGGCGCCGACCCGGGTGCTGCGTGAGCCCGCGGCGACGGTCCGGCCCCGAGCCATGGCGCTGCTGGAGCGGGTCGGGCTTGCCGACAAGGCGAACGCCTACCCGGCCCAGCTGTCCGGTGGTCAGCAGCAGCGCGTCGCCATCGCCCGGGCCCTGGCGATGCGCCCCCGACTGATGCTCTTCGACGAGCCCACCTCCGCCCTCGACCCGGAGCTGGTCGGCGAGGTGCTGGCCGTCATGCGGGACCTGGCCGGCGACGGCATGACGATGATCGTGGTGACCCACGAGATCGGATTCGCCCGCGAGGTCGCCGACACGGTGGCCTTCCTGGACTCCGGCATCGTCGTCGAGAGCGGAACCCCGGACCAGGTGCTCAGCGATCCGCGACACGAACGTACCCGCGCGTTCCTGTCCAAGGTCCTGTGA
- a CDS encoding M20 family metallopeptidase gives MNLRDAAARRYPDYLERLAQLVAVDSGSGDLAGLDKAATMLAGWCTEAGLTVHRIPVRDPSNRFLGDAVVASARGTGSRRILLAGHLDTVFPAGTAATRPFRIAGDRAYGAGVCDDKGGVLAGLAAAEVLLAEGNSAFGELLLVVTPDEEIGSPGSRSLLGRLARGADAALCLECARENGDLVRARKGVADIEVTLHGRAAHAGIEPERGAHAALAAARLTVALQELNGRWPAVTVNVGVLQAGERPNVVPDQARLVVDLRAEQPGAFAEALATISELAAAPAVPGVTASVAVVAPTPPWAGSAGTDRLVGLARMVGAQLDIPVRAAATGGCADANLLAAAGAPVLDGLGPIGGDDHSRSEWLDLSSVVPRIALLAGLIDAISPGPD, from the coding sequence GTGAACCTGCGCGACGCGGCGGCCCGCCGCTATCCGGACTATCTCGAACGGCTCGCCCAGCTGGTCGCGGTCGACTCCGGCTCGGGCGACCTGGCCGGACTCGACAAGGCCGCGACGATGCTGGCCGGCTGGTGCACCGAGGCCGGGCTCACCGTACACCGCATCCCGGTGCGCGATCCCTCGAACAGGTTCCTTGGCGACGCGGTGGTGGCCTCCGCGCGCGGCACCGGCTCCCGCCGGATCCTGTTGGCGGGACACCTCGACACGGTGTTTCCGGCCGGTACGGCCGCGACCCGCCCGTTCCGGATCGCCGGTGATCGCGCCTACGGGGCCGGAGTTTGCGATGACAAGGGCGGGGTGCTGGCCGGGCTGGCGGCAGCGGAGGTGCTGCTCGCCGAGGGGAATTCCGCGTTCGGGGAGCTGCTGCTGGTGGTGACGCCGGACGAGGAGATCGGCTCGCCGGGCAGCCGCTCCCTGCTCGGCCGCCTGGCCCGGGGGGCTGACGCGGCGCTGTGCCTGGAGTGCGCCCGGGAGAACGGCGACCTGGTCCGCGCCCGCAAGGGTGTGGCCGACATCGAGGTGACCCTGCACGGCCGGGCCGCGCACGCCGGGATCGAACCGGAACGCGGTGCGCACGCGGCGCTGGCCGCGGCCCGGCTCACCGTCGCACTGCAGGAACTCAACGGTCGGTGGCCAGCGGTCACGGTCAACGTCGGTGTCCTGCAAGCGGGGGAGCGGCCCAACGTCGTACCGGATCAGGCGCGGCTGGTCGTCGATCTGCGCGCCGAGCAGCCCGGTGCGTTCGCTGAGGCTCTCGCCACGATCAGCGAGCTGGCCGCAGCTCCGGCGGTGCCCGGCGTGACCGCTTCGGTGGCCGTCGTGGCGCCCACCCCGCCGTGGGCGGGTTCGGCCGGCACCGACCGTCTGGTCGGCCTCGCCCGGATGGTCGGTGCGCAGCTGGACATCCCGGTGCGGGCAGCCGCGACCGGTGGCTGCGCGGACGCCAATCTGCTGGCCGCCGCCGGGGCGCCGGTGCTGGACGGGCTCGGCCCGATCGGCGGTGACGACCACAGCCGGTCCGAGTGGCTGGACCTGAGTTCCGTCGTTCCCCGGATCGCGCTGCTGGCCGGGCTGATCGACGCGATCTCACCAGGACCGGATTGA
- a CDS encoding cyanophycinase: MSTRSLVTVFTSVVVAAGVLAAPAAAHSRLASGGSLVLVGGGLSDDNAAIYGDIVRLAGGPGRARIGIVTAASSVPSEDPDAGTPDCNNSVCNGDYYAELFRGYGAEAQWIPIDLDHQAAADDPAVVAQVNSLTGFFFGGGDQFRYVTTMMRNGADSAVLAAIRARLRAGAVVAGTSAGAQIQAGRDMLTGGESYESLRDGSEPGYFDDASKLGYLPDGGFGFFRAGLLDTHFSARGRAGRSLRLAADTGHDRVFGLDENTALEVTGVGTGRETMRVFGTAAVHVLDLRSARAAVRGGRWQLRDAGWTRLTAGDRYDAERWRMTSDKTRDHGTAPCPASPVADVFGPHTLDTSGVALAVQRRCRSVSGTTAEQAPAFTVEVSRRGDTAAFRAGDVVSFSGLRIAIS; this comes from the coding sequence GTGTCCACACGTTCCTTGGTGACCGTCTTCACGAGCGTGGTCGTCGCCGCCGGAGTGCTCGCCGCGCCCGCGGCCGCGCACTCCCGGCTTGCCTCCGGCGGCAGCCTGGTGCTGGTCGGCGGTGGTTTGTCCGACGACAACGCGGCGATCTACGGCGACATCGTGCGGCTCGCCGGCGGGCCGGGCCGGGCACGGATCGGGATCGTCACGGCGGCCTCGTCGGTGCCGTCCGAAGATCCCGACGCGGGCACTCCGGACTGCAACAACAGCGTCTGCAACGGCGACTACTACGCCGAACTGTTCCGCGGCTACGGCGCCGAGGCGCAGTGGATCCCGATCGACCTGGATCATCAGGCGGCGGCCGACGATCCGGCCGTCGTCGCGCAGGTGAATTCGCTGACCGGCTTCTTCTTCGGCGGCGGCGACCAGTTCCGCTACGTGACCACGATGATGCGAAACGGCGCGGACTCGGCGGTGCTGGCCGCGATCCGGGCCCGGTTGCGGGCCGGTGCGGTGGTGGCCGGGACCAGCGCCGGGGCGCAGATCCAGGCCGGCCGCGACATGCTGACCGGCGGCGAGTCGTACGAGAGTCTGCGCGACGGCAGCGAACCCGGCTACTTCGACGACGCCAGCAAGCTCGGCTACCTGCCCGACGGCGGGTTCGGCTTCTTCCGGGCCGGCCTGCTGGACACCCACTTCTCCGCGCGGGGCCGGGCCGGGCGGTCGCTGCGCCTGGCCGCGGACACCGGGCACGACCGGGTCTTCGGGCTCGACGAGAACACCGCCCTCGAGGTGACCGGGGTCGGCACCGGGCGGGAGACGATGCGCGTGTTCGGTACCGCCGCGGTACACGTGCTGGACCTGCGCTCGGCACGCGCCGCAGTCCGTGGCGGGCGCTGGCAGCTACGTGACGCCGGCTGGACCCGGCTGACCGCCGGCGACCGGTACGACGCGGAGCGGTGGCGGATGACCAGCGACAAAACCAGGGACCACGGTACGGCGCCGTGCCCGGCCAGCCCGGTCGCCGACGTCTTCGGCCCGCACACGCTCGACACCTCGGGGGTGGCGCTGGCCGTGCAGCGCCGGTGCCGCTCGGTCTCGGGGACCACGGCGGAGCAGGCGCCGGCGTTCACCGTCGAGGTGTCCCGGCGGGGCGACACCGCGGCCTTCCGGGCCGGTGACGTGGTGTCGTTCAGCGGGCTGCGCATCGCCATCAGCTGA
- a CDS encoding MMPL family transporter, with protein sequence MSSRWATAVTSRSGALLILLTTAALTALVWLTSPAQPADEPTDGLPAGKQSTRVVELADRFPSGRTDAAVVVYERANGPLTAADREAIASTAKALAATAEGGFVPAAQISPDERAALLIVPVAGGLDDTAQSAVVDAIRATVSASPGSPAPPGLTAQVTGGPAFSRDIAAAFDGADLTLLLTTAGVVALLLLATYRSPVLWIAPLLVIGVGDQLVAKLLPWVGRLVGERTDAAVSGIVSVLVFGAGTDYALLLISRYREQLRRTPDRRHAMAIALRAATPAVVGSAATVILALLTLILATLTSNRTLGVSAAIGVAIALLFGLVVLPAVLACLPRGVFWPLVPRVGSAEPSDTGLWARIAGAVGRRPAVVLTVAVVLLGALSTGLLSTRIGLSQTEQFRTEVESVTAQQALARHFPAGSSQPLAVISTSAQAGAVTAALRTVDGVADVGRPETSDDGSLSQVSVQLTDGSGTAAADRSVRDIRDALAGIPGADGLVGGAPAVDLDQRDANVRDNLIIGALVLAVVLLVLIMLLRSLVAPVLLLLTVVVSYAASLGAATLVLTHLLDLPALDAGVPLLSFLFLVALGVDYNIFLVTRAREESIVRGDTGTATIRALGTTGAVITSAGVLLAAVFAVLGVLPVIALTQIGVIVGIGVLLDTLLVRTLVVPAIILLLGERFWWPGRPGHRPPAGPRAEVAVTSEALPR encoded by the coding sequence ATGAGCTCTCGCTGGGCCACCGCTGTCACCAGCAGAAGCGGTGCACTGCTGATCCTGCTGACCACCGCGGCCTTGACCGCGCTGGTGTGGCTGACCTCCCCGGCGCAGCCCGCCGACGAGCCCACCGACGGCCTCCCCGCGGGCAAGCAGTCGACCCGGGTCGTCGAGCTTGCGGACCGATTTCCCAGCGGCCGAACCGACGCGGCGGTCGTGGTCTACGAGCGTGCCAACGGCCCGCTGACCGCGGCCGACCGTGAGGCGATCGCCTCCACCGCCAAGGCCTTGGCCGCCACGGCTGAGGGCGGATTCGTACCAGCCGCGCAGATCTCCCCGGACGAGCGCGCCGCGCTGCTGATCGTGCCGGTCGCGGGCGGCCTCGACGACACCGCGCAGAGTGCCGTCGTCGACGCGATCCGCGCCACCGTCTCCGCCAGTCCCGGCAGTCCGGCACCGCCCGGACTGACCGCGCAGGTCACCGGCGGACCCGCGTTCAGCCGGGACATCGCGGCGGCCTTCGACGGCGCCGACCTCACCCTGCTCCTGACCACCGCCGGCGTCGTGGCGTTGCTGCTGCTGGCCACCTACCGCAGCCCCGTCCTCTGGATCGCGCCGCTGCTCGTGATCGGCGTCGGCGACCAACTCGTCGCCAAGCTGCTCCCCTGGGTCGGCCGGCTGGTCGGCGAGCGTACCGACGCCGCGGTCAGTGGCATCGTCTCGGTGCTGGTCTTCGGCGCCGGCACCGACTACGCGCTGCTGCTGATCTCCCGCTACCGCGAACAACTCCGCCGCACGCCGGACCGGCGTCATGCGATGGCGATCGCGCTCCGGGCGGCCACCCCGGCCGTGGTCGGCAGCGCCGCCACAGTGATCCTGGCCCTGCTCACACTGATCCTGGCGACGCTGACCAGCAACCGTACGCTCGGCGTCTCGGCGGCCATCGGGGTGGCGATCGCGTTGTTGTTCGGCCTGGTCGTGCTGCCTGCCGTGCTGGCCTGTCTGCCGCGTGGGGTGTTCTGGCCACTCGTGCCGAGGGTCGGCTCCGCGGAGCCGAGCGACACCGGACTGTGGGCCCGCATCGCCGGTGCCGTCGGCCGGCGGCCGGCCGTCGTGCTCACCGTCGCGGTGGTGCTGCTGGGCGCCCTCAGCACCGGCCTGCTCTCGACCCGGATCGGGCTGTCGCAGACCGAGCAGTTCCGCACCGAGGTCGAATCGGTCACCGCCCAGCAGGCGCTGGCCCGGCACTTCCCGGCCGGCAGCTCCCAGCCGCTGGCCGTGATCAGCACCAGCGCACAGGCAGGGGCGGTGACAGCCGCTCTGCGGACGGTTGATGGCGTGGCTGACGTCGGCCGGCCCGAGACCTCCGACGACGGCAGCCTGTCGCAGGTCTCGGTGCAGCTGACCGATGGCTCCGGCACCGCGGCGGCCGACCGCAGCGTCCGGGACATCCGCGACGCGCTCGCCGGCATACCGGGAGCGGACGGCCTGGTCGGCGGCGCACCGGCGGTCGACCTCGATCAGCGCGACGCGAACGTGCGAGACAACCTGATCATCGGCGCGCTGGTCCTGGCGGTCGTTCTGCTGGTGCTGATCATGCTGCTTCGCTCGCTGGTCGCCCCGGTGTTGTTGCTGCTCACCGTCGTTGTCAGCTACGCCGCGAGCCTCGGAGCGGCCACGCTCGTACTCACGCATCTGCTCGATCTGCCGGCGCTGGACGCCGGAGTCCCGCTGCTGAGCTTCCTGTTCCTGGTGGCGCTCGGCGTCGACTACAACATCTTCCTGGTCACCCGCGCCCGCGAGGAGAGCATCGTGCGGGGCGACACCGGGACGGCGACGATCCGGGCGCTCGGCACCACCGGCGCGGTCATCACCTCCGCCGGTGTGCTGCTCGCCGCGGTCTTCGCGGTGCTCGGCGTCCTGCCGGTCATCGCGCTGACCCAGATCGGTGTCATCGTCGGCATCGGCGTGTTGCTGGACACTCTGCTGGTGCGCACCCTGGTCGTACCGGCCATCATCCTGCTGCTGGGCGAGCGCTTCTGGTGGCCTGGCCGGCCGGGCCACCGGCCACCGGCGGGGCCACGAGCCGAGGTCGCCGTGACGAGCGAGGCTCTTCCCCGCTGA
- a CDS encoding MarR family winged helix-turn-helix transcriptional regulator yields the protein MELPSENELFGIRNDRMVGVPAQPSRDAARAEVVEDLIDALRLFTVETDVFVHVFARQHGLSRNDLNAIMWISQGTQTGHPISPGELATRLGLGGPATTGLIDRLESAGHVRRERDARDRRKVTILMQPRALQLATDFFVPLGALMHEAVADLSAEDLHRSIAVINRMVTAVAAARDSAARDSAARDSAARDSAAAPAGPPRRADLSAP from the coding sequence ATGGAACTTCCTTCGGAAAACGAATTATTCGGTATCCGAAACGATAGGATGGTCGGCGTGCCGGCGCAACCATCTCGCGATGCCGCGCGCGCCGAGGTGGTCGAAGACCTCATCGACGCGTTGCGGCTGTTCACCGTCGAGACCGACGTGTTCGTCCACGTCTTCGCCCGGCAGCACGGGTTGAGCCGCAACGATCTGAACGCCATCATGTGGATCAGCCAGGGGACCCAGACGGGCCATCCGATCAGCCCCGGGGAACTGGCGACGCGACTGGGCCTCGGCGGCCCGGCCACCACCGGGCTCATCGACCGGCTGGAGAGTGCCGGCCATGTGCGCCGCGAGCGCGACGCCCGCGATCGCCGCAAAGTGACCATCCTGATGCAGCCACGGGCGCTCCAGCTCGCGACGGACTTCTTCGTTCCGCTCGGCGCGCTCATGCACGAGGCGGTCGCCGACCTCAGCGCCGAGGATCTGCACCGATCCATCGCGGTGATCAACCGGATGGTCACCGCCGTGGCGGCCGCCCGCGACTCCGCCGCCCGCGACTCCGCCGCCCGCGACTCGGCCGCCCGCGACTCCGCCGCCGCACCGGCCGGACCGCCTCGACGAGCGGACCTCTCGGCACCGTAG
- a CDS encoding GNAT family N-acetyltransferase, with the protein MDGVRDDVQLLVTDRARNGRGIGGMLLEHARTVARAGGVGLIRLDCYAAPDRGLVRYYEQQGFTATESFEIAGPSGPWPGQVLEQRLT; encoded by the coding sequence ATGGACGGCGTGCGGGACGACGTCCAGCTACTGGTCACTGATCGCGCCCGGAACGGACGTGGGATCGGTGGCATGCTGCTCGAACACGCCCGCACGGTCGCTCGCGCGGGCGGCGTGGGGCTGATCCGGCTTGACTGTTACGCCGCTCCGGACCGGGGCCTGGTTCGCTACTACGAGCAGCAAGGATTCACCGCGACCGAGAGCTTCGAGATCGCCGGGCCATCCGGACCGTGGCCGGGTCAGGTGCTGGAACAGCGTCTGACCTGA